A region of uncultured Carboxylicivirga sp. DNA encodes the following proteins:
- a CDS encoding glycosyltransferase family A protein — protein sequence MIRLSVIIPMYNVAPYVERCIRSLENQDIPKDQFELICINDGSPDNCSNIVEDLKREFNNILLINQENQGVSRARNNGIKKAKGEYLLFIDPDDYVEPNSFNRVLNNVSAYNAEVSFLGFTVFNEFGKERIRIFNEKFCNERYIGIDAYFAGRGDGQTDPDRMWAILYKSEFIKKNKLFFLPNVPYLEDGELIARILCLAKICIFDGHSFYQRTSRPGSATHSNLYYSEKAINGFLIAAQNLKQFQAQTNLSPEQKKFLNQPINKFVLLTLNAALQKPVFKNYLKIKRCLKDVGFSKLGTDGLQSPYKELTPIYNSFLIYFLFRAFYRNCKSFIKQIVYNRN from the coding sequence ATGATTCGATTGTCTGTTATAATTCCAATGTACAATGTGGCTCCTTATGTGGAGCGTTGCATCAGAAGTTTGGAGAATCAGGATATACCAAAAGATCAGTTTGAATTAATTTGCATTAATGATGGTTCACCTGATAATTGTAGTAATATTGTTGAGGACTTAAAGCGGGAATTCAATAATATACTATTAATCAATCAGGAAAATCAAGGGGTATCCCGGGCAAGAAATAATGGGATTAAAAAGGCAAAAGGTGAATACCTGCTTTTTATTGATCCTGATGATTATGTGGAACCAAATAGTTTTAACAGAGTTTTGAATAATGTATCCGCTTACAATGCCGAAGTTTCATTTTTGGGATTCACAGTTTTTAATGAATTTGGAAAGGAAAGAATAAGAATCTTTAACGAAAAATTTTGTAATGAAAGGTATATAGGGATTGATGCCTATTTTGCGGGTAGAGGTGACGGTCAAACAGATCCTGACAGAATGTGGGCTATATTATATAAGTCAGAATTTATAAAAAAGAATAAGTTATTTTTTCTGCCAAATGTTCCTTATTTAGAAGATGGAGAACTAATTGCGCGAATACTTTGCTTGGCAAAAATATGTATCTTTGATGGACATTCTTTTTATCAAAGAACATCAAGGCCGGGTTCCGCTACTCATTCTAACTTATATTACTCTGAAAAAGCCATTAATGGCTTCTTAATTGCAGCACAGAATCTTAAACAATTTCAAGCTCAAACTAATCTAAGTCCGGAACAAAAAAAGTTTTTAAATCAACCCATAAATAAATTTGTGTTATTAACCTTAAATGCCGCATTACAAAAGCCAGTATTTAAAAATTATTTAAAAATAAAAAGATGCCTTAAAGATGTTGGGTTTTCCAAGTTGGGAACAGATGGTTTGCAATCTCCATACAAAGAATTAACACCTATATATAATTCCTTTCTAATTTATTTTTTATTTAGAGCCTTTTACCGTAACTGTAAATCATTCATAAAGCAAATCGTTTATAATAGGAATTAA
- a CDS encoding EpsG family protein: protein MDITIPQKDNSYLAGSNAKTYLLLFLFWPFLAFVLAIINYSQQTARKVIYIFLIYYGFSFVNENMYVDAFRYAKRFIMTAELPFSDFFVIVGGLYTDSSVDIIEPLSRFIISRFTDNPQFFFAFWVAFMGFFYLKSINLLYSKYQENPNTTSLVLLLFFIFTVPITAVSGIRMPTAMWIFFYAAYHVVLYRDKRYLLLALSASLVHWSFLTANAVLLLYFFAGNRNWLYLPLTVVSFIVPNLLAPLFKNLAQSVGGAIQDRYKGYSNEDYIEGIQQSYEGASWFMGLFENLALYFLLFSIVYIQLKDRKIMQESYEKNLYSFLLLFLAFINFGQIIPSFGGRFQILFYLLATTYVFLYSVKIKNQPLHIIKLIGIFPILLFCAIQFRMGSESINAWIFYPGFGLSALVRELSLAELMFN from the coding sequence TTGGATATTACAATCCCCCAAAAAGATAATTCTTATTTAGCAGGATCAAACGCAAAAACCTATTTATTGTTGTTTTTGTTTTGGCCATTTCTGGCTTTTGTTTTGGCCATAATCAACTATAGTCAACAAACGGCAAGAAAAGTAATTTATATTTTTTTGATCTACTATGGTTTCTCATTTGTAAATGAAAATATGTATGTTGATGCCTTTAGATATGCAAAAAGATTTATAATGACAGCGGAATTACCTTTTTCTGATTTTTTCGTAATTGTTGGTGGATTATATACTGATTCTTCTGTTGATATTATTGAACCTTTAAGCCGTTTTATTATATCCAGGTTTACAGATAATCCTCAGTTTTTCTTTGCTTTTTGGGTGGCTTTTATGGGGTTCTTCTATTTGAAATCCATTAATCTGTTGTACAGTAAGTATCAGGAAAATCCAAATACTACAAGTCTTGTTCTTTTGTTATTTTTTATTTTTACTGTGCCTATTACTGCAGTGAGTGGCATAAGAATGCCTACAGCCATGTGGATTTTCTTTTATGCTGCCTATCATGTGGTGCTCTATCGTGATAAAAGATATTTATTGTTAGCTTTATCAGCATCGTTGGTTCACTGGAGCTTTTTAACAGCAAATGCTGTATTACTCCTTTATTTTTTTGCAGGTAACCGGAACTGGCTGTATTTACCATTGACAGTAGTCTCCTTTATTGTACCCAACCTTTTAGCCCCCTTGTTTAAGAACCTAGCTCAAAGTGTAGGTGGAGCCATTCAAGATCGCTACAAAGGTTATTCCAATGAAGACTATATTGAAGGAATACAGCAATCCTACGAAGGAGCATCCTGGTTTATGGGTTTATTTGAAAATTTAGCATTGTATTTTTTATTGTTTAGTATTGTTTATATTCAACTAAAGGATAGAAAGATAATGCAGGAAAGTTACGAAAAGAACTTATATAGTTTTTTATTATTGTTTTTAGCCTTTATTAATTTTGGACAAATCATTCCCAGTTTTGGAGGGCGTTTTCAAATATTATTTTATCTTCTGGCCACAACTTATGTATTTCTATATAGTGTCAAGATTAAAAATCAACCTTTACATATTATAAAGCTTATAGGAATCTTTCCAATATTGCTGTTTTGTGCCATTCAATTTCGAATGGGATCAGAAAGTATTAATGCATGGATTTTTTATCCAGGCTTTGGTTTAAGTGCTTTGGTCCGGGAACTTTCTTTGGCAGAGCTTATGTTTAATTAG
- a CDS encoding CapA family protein — MKTDPINILFTGDICPINRIEELALKGDYASIFNDFMDVFQGNDLNIVDLECPLTEHNHVRPKTGPYQKAHPDCIKLLKYAGVNVAAMANNHIMDYGSKGASDTIDLCRNSQIETIGIGKNDGEAAQPYTIEINGKKIAILSFADDEFISTPDNGFFSNPLDIIEASYSIEKARSEHDYVFVIVHAGNEFYELPSPRTKKLYRFLIDRGADAVIAHHTHAFSGYEVYNGKPVFYGLGNFIYDWPGKTNSPWNKGYVVKFSIDDQLHYKIIPLKQSNLQPGVFHLNADEEHFFNQEMERLNGIINDDEQLELAFQKYCEGVKPMYDTFIEPWFGKYITALRKRGLFPNLMSKRKRLLLLNIIRCESHRDVLLRMLKPYEKQ, encoded by the coding sequence GTGAAAACCGACCCCATAAATATCCTGTTTACCGGTGATATTTGTCCCATAAACAGGATAGAAGAGTTAGCCCTAAAAGGTGACTATGCATCTATTTTCAATGATTTTATGGATGTATTTCAGGGGAATGACCTGAATATTGTTGATCTGGAATGTCCCTTAACAGAGCACAATCATGTTCGACCAAAGACAGGACCTTATCAGAAAGCTCATCCTGATTGCATTAAATTACTGAAATATGCAGGAGTTAATGTTGCAGCTATGGCTAACAATCATATTATGGATTACGGAAGTAAAGGTGCTTCGGATACTATCGATTTATGCCGAAATAGTCAAATTGAAACAATTGGGATTGGTAAAAATGATGGTGAGGCTGCACAACCTTATACTATAGAGATCAACGGTAAAAAGATCGCCATCCTAAGTTTTGCTGATGATGAATTTATATCCACTCCTGATAATGGCTTTTTTTCTAATCCTTTGGATATTATTGAAGCATCCTATTCCATTGAGAAGGCCCGGTCTGAACATGATTATGTATTTGTAATTGTTCATGCAGGGAATGAATTTTATGAGTTACCTTCCCCCAGAACAAAGAAATTATACCGATTCTTAATTGATAGGGGCGCTGATGCTGTGATTGCTCACCATACTCATGCTTTTTCAGGATATGAGGTTTATAATGGTAAGCCTGTTTTTTATGGCTTGGGTAATTTTATTTATGATTGGCCTGGTAAAACCAACAGTCCATGGAATAAGGGTTACGTGGTTAAGTTTTCGATCGATGACCAACTTCACTATAAGATCATTCCTTTAAAACAAAGTAATTTGCAACCGGGTGTTTTTCATTTGAATGCTGATGAAGAACATTTCTTTAATCAAGAAATGGAGCGATTAAATGGGATCATCAATGATGACGAACAGTTGGAATTAGCCTTTCAAAAATACTGTGAAGGAGTTAAACCCATGTATGATACATTTATTGAACCATGGTTTGGAAAATATATTACAGCATTACGAAAGCGTGGATTATTTCCCAATCTTATGTCCAAAAGAAAACGATTATTATTATTAAATATCATCCGATGTGAATCCCATCGTGACGTTTTACTTAGGATGCTAAAACCTTATGAAAAACAATAA